One genomic segment of Streptomyces niveus includes these proteins:
- a CDS encoding helix-turn-helix domain-containing protein, with the protein MASLNVGNLGGYLREQRRNAQLSLRQLSEAAGVSNPYLSQIERGLRKPSADILQQLAKALRISAETLYVQAGMLDEREREELETRAVILADPSINERQKQVLLQIYESFRKENGLGTETAESTEATATAGPAGKGAGTGSGDAGGDTPGTAGGAVNPPSH; encoded by the coding sequence ATGGCATCACTCAACGTCGGCAATCTCGGTGGGTATCTGCGCGAGCAGCGGCGCAACGCGCAGCTGTCGTTGCGGCAGCTCTCCGAGGCGGCCGGGGTGTCCAATCCGTATCTCAGCCAGATCGAACGCGGTCTGCGCAAGCCGAGCGCGGACATCCTGCAGCAGCTCGCCAAGGCGCTGCGGATCTCCGCCGAGACGCTGTACGTGCAGGCCGGGATGCTCGACGAGCGGGAGCGCGAGGAGCTGGAGACGCGTGCCGTCATCCTCGCCGATCCCTCGATCAACGAGCGGCAGAAGCAGGTGCTCCTCCAGATCTACGAGTCCTTCCGCAAGGAGAACGGGCTCGGCACGGAGACCGCCGAGAGTACGGAAGCGACGGCGACCGCGGGACCGGCCGGTAAGGGCGCCGGAACCGGTAGCGGGGACGCCGGCGGGGACACGCCCGGTACGGCCGGCGGTGCCGTCAACCCACCCTCACACTGA
- a CDS encoding DUF2516 family protein produces MLMAGFDGLVAMLSIPLTVFACFALVDAFIRREDAFRAADKQTKPFWLIILGISLVVSLIFPLLSFLPIIGLIAVIVYFVDVRPAIRQAGGGGGGGRRSGGSSSDGPYGPYNGGR; encoded by the coding sequence GTGTTGATGGCCGGCTTCGACGGGCTCGTGGCCATGTTGAGCATTCCGCTGACCGTGTTCGCCTGCTTCGCGCTGGTCGACGCGTTCATCCGGCGTGAGGACGCCTTCCGCGCGGCGGACAAGCAGACCAAGCCGTTCTGGCTGATCATTCTGGGAATCTCGCTCGTGGTGAGCCTGATCTTCCCGCTTCTCTCCTTCCTGCCGATCATCGGGCTCATCGCGGTCATCGTGTACTTCGTCGATGTGCGCCCCGCGATCAGGCAGGCCGGTGGTGGCGGCGGTGGCGGACGCCGGAGCGGCGGCTCCAGCAGCGACGGTCCCTACGGGCCGTACAACGGCGGCCGGTGA
- a CDS encoding PP2C family protein-serine/threonine phosphatase, whose product MAVPVPVPRQRTGSTVESAPARETSGGGDLTLLVIEDDPAGTFSAPELPDAAGTRVRIRTARNLTEAERLLTDDIHCVLVDLALSGRDDGDLDGLAPLKHVLRLAPRHAVLALAAEGDSERAAAAVRVGAQDYLFRDELDSRLLSRAIRYAVERKRADVAQRQLTESRLRAQENARLERGLLPTPLLQGSKLRFASRYRPGRSRALLGGDFYDTVRTPDGTVHVMIGDVCGHGPDEAALGVELRIAWRALTFAGLSGDILLSTLQKVLEHERESEEIFATLCTVDIAPDGRRAGLCLAGHPSPLVVRAGRAPELLPYDGGGPALGLLPRARWPRREVQLGEAWSLMMYTDGLIEGRVGAGTKQRLGQDGMVEMITEQLARGLSGEELLEAAVAQVRELNGGELTDDVAVLLLDRGRVTAGHSPA is encoded by the coding sequence ATGGCCGTACCTGTACCCGTGCCGCGTCAGCGCACGGGCTCGACAGTCGAGAGTGCGCCCGCCCGGGAGACATCCGGCGGCGGCGACCTCACGCTGCTCGTCATCGAGGACGACCCCGCGGGCACCTTCAGCGCACCGGAACTCCCCGACGCGGCCGGCACCCGGGTCCGTATCCGCACCGCGCGCAACCTCACCGAGGCCGAGCGGCTGCTCACCGACGACATCCACTGCGTCCTCGTGGACCTCGCCCTGTCGGGCCGCGACGACGGCGACCTCGACGGACTCGCGCCGCTCAAGCACGTACTGCGGCTCGCACCCCGCCACGCCGTACTCGCGCTGGCCGCCGAGGGTGACAGCGAGCGCGCCGCCGCAGCCGTGCGGGTGGGCGCGCAGGACTACCTCTTCCGCGACGAGCTGGACAGCCGGCTGCTGAGCCGCGCCATCCGCTACGCCGTCGAACGCAAGCGCGCGGACGTCGCGCAGCGCCAGCTCACCGAGTCCCGGCTGCGGGCGCAGGAGAACGCCCGGCTGGAGCGCGGCCTGCTGCCCACGCCCCTCCTCCAGGGGTCGAAGCTGCGGTTCGCGTCCCGATACCGGCCCGGCCGCTCCCGCGCCCTGCTCGGCGGCGATTTCTACGACACGGTCCGTACGCCCGACGGCACGGTCCACGTGATGATCGGCGACGTCTGCGGCCACGGCCCGGACGAGGCCGCGCTGGGGGTGGAGCTGCGTATCGCCTGGCGGGCGCTGACCTTCGCCGGGCTCAGCGGGGACATCCTGCTCTCGACGCTCCAGAAGGTGCTGGAGCACGAGCGGGAGAGCGAGGAGATCTTCGCGACGCTCTGCACGGTCGACATCGCGCCCGACGGCCGGCGGGCCGGACTCTGTCTGGCCGGACACCCGTCGCCGTTGGTCGTCCGCGCCGGCCGGGCGCCCGAGCTGCTTCCGTACGACGGGGGCGGACCCGCGCTCGGACTGCTCCCGCGCGCCCGCTGGCCGCGCCGCGAGGTCCAGCTGGGTGAGGCGTGGAGCCTGATGATGTACACGGACGGGCTGATCGAGGGCCGCGTCGGAGCGGGCACGAAGCAGCGGCTGGGCCAGGACGGCATGGTCGAGATGATCACCGAACAGCTGGCGCGCGGCCTGAGCGGCGAGGAGCTGCTGGAGGCCGCGGTGGCGCAGGTGCGGGAGCTGAACGGCGGCGAGCTGACGGACGACGTGGCCGTACTGCTGCTGGACCGCGGCCGGGTGACCGCCGGCCACTCGCCCGCCTGA
- a CDS encoding C40 family peptidase, which produces MNRRRCVRVAITVVCALSVLTSPALLNQAYASPASPASPMSPASPASPAAPSDPPVAPRPFDRSLPPGADGKSPAADDSKLQAVRRKIDGLYGRATSATDAYNLAEERADNQSAELVRLASEIVNGQVRIDRLKSQAGAAARAQYRAGGLPPEAQLMLTDDPQLFLDGAGRVERGQKATRDLLGRMTEAQDDLTAYTKKAGAEWTKLEASRVKQAEAKKEIQRQIKAAKKIEAGLEKEERDRLLMLEQEDAAKAQAAWLSSGALKDINGEASAQGKKAIEYAMAQVGKPYVWGAEGPSSFDCSGLTSEAWSAAGTVIPRTSQEQWRLLPRVPLAQMRPGDLVIYHDDASHVGMYVGDGSIVHAPRPGRHVTLTGAGSMVILGVVRPDK; this is translated from the coding sequence GTGAACCGACGCCGCTGCGTCAGAGTCGCGATCACGGTCGTCTGCGCTCTGTCGGTGCTCACGTCACCGGCGTTGCTGAACCAGGCGTACGCGTCCCCAGCGTCTCCCGCCTCCCCCATGTCCCCGGCATCCCCGGCGTCCCCCGCCGCGCCGAGCGACCCGCCCGTCGCGCCCCGGCCCTTCGACAGGTCCCTGCCGCCCGGAGCGGACGGCAAGTCCCCCGCCGCGGACGACTCGAAGCTCCAAGCGGTGCGCAGGAAGATCGACGGGCTGTACGGCAGGGCGACCTCGGCCACCGACGCGTACAACCTCGCCGAGGAGCGCGCCGACAACCAGTCGGCCGAACTGGTCAGGCTGGCCAGCGAGATCGTCAACGGCCAGGTCCGGATCGACAGGCTCAAGAGCCAGGCGGGCGCCGCGGCCCGCGCCCAGTACCGCGCGGGCGGACTGCCGCCCGAGGCCCAGCTGATGCTCACCGACGACCCGCAGCTCTTCCTGGACGGGGCGGGCAGGGTCGAGCGGGGCCAGAAGGCGACCAGGGACCTCCTCGGCCGGATGACCGAGGCGCAGGACGACCTGACGGCGTACACGAAGAAGGCCGGCGCCGAGTGGACCAAGCTCGAAGCGAGCCGGGTCAAGCAGGCGGAGGCGAAGAAGGAGATCCAGCGGCAGATCAAGGCCGCCAAGAAGATAGAGGCGGGGCTGGAGAAGGAGGAGCGCGACCGGCTGCTGATGCTGGAGCAGGAGGACGCGGCCAAGGCGCAGGCGGCCTGGCTGAGTTCGGGTGCGCTCAAGGACATCAACGGCGAGGCGAGCGCGCAGGGCAAGAAGGCGATCGAGTACGCGATGGCGCAGGTCGGCAAGCCGTACGTGTGGGGCGCCGAGGGCCCGTCGTCGTTCGACTGCTCGGGGCTGACCTCCGAGGCGTGGTCGGCGGCCGGCACGGTGATTCCGCGCACCTCGCAGGAACAGTGGCGGCTGCTCCCCCGGGTCCCCCTGGCGCAGATGCGGCCCGGTGACCTGGTCATCTACCACGACGACGCGAGCCATGTGGGCATGTACGTGGGCGACGGCTCGATCGTCCACGCGCCGCGGCCGGGCCGGCACGTGACGCTGACCGGGGCGGGCTCGATGGTGATCCTCGGGGTCGTCAGGCCGGACAAGTAG
- a CDS encoding class I SAM-dependent methyltransferase, protein MPARPPSPPRRPVGTVTRGTTNPNRLRRMDRWIAAVHGPALRRSADPVAVDLGYGAAPWTAVELLRRLRAAEPRTEVVGVEIEPARVAAALPYEEDGLSFVHGGFETPLPDGRRPLLIRAANVLRQYEESEVPAVWDRLRARLAPGGLLVEGTCDEIGRRHVWVALGTEGPRTVTFATRLGSLDRPSDLAERLPKALIHRNVPGEPVHAFLRDFDRAWAAAAPYASLGARQRWIRAVRDLSADWPLAGPAAGGGVSRWRQGEVTVEWAALAPGSGERDAPKGT, encoded by the coding sequence AACCGGCTGCGCCGCATGGACCGCTGGATCGCCGCCGTACACGGCCCCGCGCTGCGCCGCTCGGCCGATCCCGTCGCCGTCGACCTCGGTTACGGCGCCGCGCCCTGGACCGCCGTCGAGCTGCTGAGACGGCTGCGGGCCGCCGAGCCGCGCACGGAGGTCGTGGGCGTCGAGATCGAGCCCGCGCGGGTCGCGGCGGCGCTTCCGTACGAGGAGGACGGGCTCAGCTTTGTGCACGGCGGCTTCGAGACCCCGCTGCCGGACGGCCGCCGGCCGCTGCTGATCCGGGCGGCGAACGTCCTGCGGCAGTACGAGGAGAGCGAGGTCCCGGCCGTCTGGGACCGGCTCCGCGCACGCCTCGCGCCCGGCGGGCTGCTGGTCGAGGGGACGTGCGACGAGATCGGGCGGCGCCATGTCTGGGTCGCCCTCGGAACGGAGGGGCCCCGCACGGTCACCTTCGCGACCCGGCTCGGCTCGCTGGACCGTCCGTCGGATCTCGCCGAGCGGCTGCCGAAGGCACTGATCCACCGCAATGTGCCGGGCGAACCGGTGCACGCGTTCCTGCGTGACTTCGACCGGGCGTGGGCGGCTGCCGCCCCGTACGCCTCGCTGGGCGCGCGGCAGCGGTGGATCAGGGCCGTACGGGATCTGTCGGCGGACTGGCCACTGGCCGGCCCCGCGGCGGGCGGCGGCGTGAGCAGATGGCGGCAGGGGGAGGTGACGGTGGAGTGGGCGGCGCTGGCGCCGGGCTCGGGCGAAAGGGACGCGCCCAAGGGAACATGA